The Anastrepha ludens isolate Willacy chromosome 2, idAnaLude1.1, whole genome shotgun sequence DNA window agattccatcttggattcgtcagtgaaaacagaggtacctatatccgtgccgactctctccttcttccaatcttgcctgctcgaaaagatagccctagcacaatccgcaaaacccagtttgcggatggagagatcagtgcgaagtacagagaaggaaggggcttcaagatgctactatgtccaaTAGAaagttgcctccagaggccaatgttcttcaacctaatagcgctctgagcagcaatggatttaacttgcagattcacaggaagtaagtgcataATGACGTTGAGGGCAGCattgggacatgttctacaagcatGATGCCCatacatgcagttctctgcattctctctagtttagtggtggAGTAGCcattctgaagagctacccaccaaactaggcaaccatatgtcaaaattggtagaaccactaagttgtacatccaaaggcTTGAGACCCtatttttgccgaacatagatttacaggcgtggAAGGGtatattggccttcttaactcgatgttctatgtgcagcttccagtggagcgtgatgtcaagtattacaccaagatacttgacttccgatgagagtgtaagacactggttgtttagtcttggGAGCTTAAAtggtggaggcttgtatttcttggtgaatagcatcaactgcgttttgtcagagttgattctgagaccgcaactggcagcccaactGCTGAGTGTGGCCAGTGCACCTTCCGAAACTACAGCCATTATAGCATAATACCTGTAGATCCAACTTAATGAGTGTACATTTTGTCCAGTCGTAAATTctcttttatataatatattattttcactgTTATCAGCTATGAACTTTTCTTTTATTCAGCAGATAACCGGCAGTTAATGGTCAGATAAACTTTATCAGAAGTTACCTGACAGATATTCGCTAGCCagacatttaaacatttttgtcaGTTACGAATTATATTAAAAGCACAAATCATTAACTCACCAACAAGACAATGTCCAGGTTCATTCCAACTTAGTTTTCTAACCGATGTTAGATCATCCATCCACTTTATTCGCTAATATAAGTCATGTTCGATggcataaaaatttgtaatatttattcctaatTTTCGCAAATAGGCATTcattaggtctgttcatgaagcaaatagtttgtaacaattgttacaaattatcatgttttggtgttcatgtatccaaaaaaccggcaaagtaggggaaagtgagagagcaaaatggcaTGCCATTTTGAgaggaagttgcaagtttttacttgtaagaatttgcaagtaagaaaaacagctgatcgcgaagtaaaaataaacacgaattaaaatttgagaattGCTATTGCTAATGGGATGTTCTTCATCTGATGATGAAATGGAAGaaattattgtggacaaaatgAAATCATGTTATTCCGAAgttcgttattttgcatttttttgctttatttttttatttttaataaatacgaggtagctcaagtaaaaaatttaatcagccGTAGTACTTGCAAATTGTTATTGGTTTTGCGttcgtgtatttttttttaatttttctctttgaaagaaaattctcgaaaattaaattactggCAAGTTAcgggataatttttacatgaacagacctattAACGCCAAAAAAATATCCATCACTCAAAAATCGAGAGAACAAAGTGACAATTCGATGCAAGAGGACCTTGTTTTGTGCTATAGAAATTTTAgaccgcaaaacttattcaaTACGAAATCATCTGAACATTTTTTCGTGGAACTTTTGTACTTGTGCCGGTTTGAAATTTGCAGTTTGTAGTCAGAAAcgataaaatggaaaatgtatCAACAAAAAACGCTATATATCTACTCAAGTatacttataatacgttcacatataaataGATGATATACTTTTTTGTGCTTAACTCCCAaaccgtaattaaaaagcgaaatttcccatacaaaatttctctcccataatctgagattataaaataatcctagataataaccatactttttgataTACAATCCTGTGCTTTTTGTGTAATAGAGCATTATTTTTACGAGTGTCAAAgtagaaactaaataaaatggatgccggcaaacaaaacaggtttgtagacataaatccagtaaaatgtttgttaggtattattaattatacatttatataacagaaaaaagcgtgagACCATAAAcgtgtgtcctcttattacgtattataaaatgaaatatcgaatttcgaatgcgtattgctgccaactttttattattagcagccaattgcgcaattaaattagctattccttctccttgtattttcttcatatcgctaataataataaaacaaaccaagagcaccgaaatattccaccaaaatagtttctatgaagaaaaacctttcacaacagtattgacagctgattgtcaattttacaGGTAATCTGCCTTGTATGAACGGGTAGATTCATTTTGTGGATTTGTAATTGTAATGTGGATGGTAATTAatacatatgtgaacgtacttttagatATGTAGATACACATATGGGAATTTTTTtggaacataaaaaacttgtaaaCAAACTCAGCTTATACAGGTTTTTGTAAGTGATAGCAAATTTTCCGTtcgttaacttttttttctcttccctCCCTTTACACAAGAAACTTGCAAGGACAGAGCGCACTTCTGGCATTTAAATTTGACGGGCCGTTGCAAATTCGTGTTGGGAAAttgcaagaagaaaaaaaagctagttgttacatatttaaatttataaatttacaaaGGCATTAAAATCAGTGACGTAGAAGGAAGcaaatgtaatttatttaaactttatttaacgatttataaaaaaggtatatgctaaaaaaatgtgttcgtgGCAGCGCAATGGAATCAATGGCGGCAGACTCCACAGCCTGCAGCTATGTTTTTTAAAACACTGGCACGTTGCAAATTCCTGTTCACGTCACAATACTTTCAgatccggagcgtttgtatcgagtcggacggcatgaccccgccaacgaagccgctgcctttgctacgctatgtctatgtcgccatACTTTTCAGTTgaaattaatttcgtattaaaaaaaaaataataataaagcaaataaaatgcaaaatagttATCATTAgatgattttattttatccacaataatttgttccattttatcttcgctgtcagatgaagaacattccattagcaattgtATTGTTGTGGCAATCACAGCTACCTTCATATCATAGCTATCTTCATGATAGTATATTGCCAAATTAGTTAGTAACCAAGAAGTataagaataaaatacaaaagataCCTTCAATGCTTTCGATTAGTATTTCGAAAACTGCAGTCACGGTGACTGGAGGCTGCGGTTAAGAAGTGCATACCTCTATATCCTTAGCCAATTCCTATTTAATATaagtcttcaaaataataaatttaatctaaaatatatttacttacattcttcattttaatcaccatttttatttaaattataattttgactcaattcgcaaatattaattcgtgttttttttttttattttcggtcaggtgtttttctcacttgcaagttcttacaagtaaaaatttatccagtaaatattttcaacttcccctctctcactttcccctactttgcacgttttttggatacatgaacaccaaaacttgataatttgcaacaattgttacaaattatttgcttcatgagcAGACCCAGTGATAATTAAACTATCAAAAGTTTAATGTTTTCCCAACATcgacaaatattttaatgcttttacgAGCATGTtttcaattgaaattatttCCCTGCCGCGCTCTTTTAAATTATTCgcaatatttcagtttttataTATTAGCTTCATGAAATAGGCCCTTTTTGAtgtaaactttattaaaaaaaaaaggattatttatttttattattatacgcCGGTACTAGcagttagcaaaaaaaaattaaataaagttgttaAAACAAATTAACATTGGAGGAATAGGAGgtgtaaaatttgaaatgacTTGATTAAATTACTGAATCATGGTTTTCATAATCGATACATTTTTTATCCATGTTAtcgataaataatttttggagtAGTGACCCGTCATGTTTATTATGATTCTTGGAGATGTTTCTTAAACCATATAAATTGCGGAGTAATGCCCCTTTAAAGGGTTCTGAATCAAGACGTTTACGGCAGCGCCTTGAAACAGCATTTCCCGATTCAACGTCGGAGCAGCTTAGTGTACTTATTCCATCTAAAAGTGCTGTGACACAACTAAAACTAACAACACATGGCGGCGAGCAAACCAACGTCTTCTGTGTGGACAAGTTGCCCATGTTCTTCGAAGTGGAATCTGGCGACTTAGCACCAACTGTATACGCCTTATGGTTAGTGCCTACACTGCTGCCCTATTTTACAACATTCCGTGAGGTATTGCCGAAACTTTCCAATGGTGCGAATCTTATGCTGCCTGGTGTAGTGCCAAAAGGTACCGGAATGAATCTGTACGGCCGATATCGGCAAGGTCAATTAATGGCAGTGAACTTGGTCTCGAATCAGTCTGCAGTAGCTGTCGGATATTTACCACGGTCTTCAGATGATTTGTATATGTGTGGTCGGCAGGGTGTAGCTGTGAATATGCTCCACATATTTGGTGACAAACTATGGGGTCATGAACCAACATTAGTACAGCAAGTACCTTTAAAAAAGGCTTCACCATTAACTACTGATGACTTCCCGGAACTTGGTGTTAAAGaggataaacttaaaaaaaaattaaatgaaattccaACGTTGGCGGATATTGTGGCAACGTCGCAAGTACCAGACTTACAAAATGCGGAGGCAACATTTCCTGAACTAGAGAGActtgaaatttctaaaaatgatGATATTGCAGAGGATACAAAGAAATGCCAGGATGATTGTGAAGAAGCGACTGTAGAAAAACACGAAACGACTCCAGAGACAATGTTAAAAAACGCTTTCCTAGCGGCGTTGAAAAATCATGGCAAAACACTGCAACTGCCGCttctaacgagcaatttttatcGTTTGTATGTTGTGCCTGAAGCACCTGAACCCATTGacttaaagaaaacaaaatacaagaAGCTTTCGAATTTCCTTAATGAAATGATTGACCAGGGTTTCATAGTCGTGCGCGAAGAGTCGAAGGGCGTTGATAAAATAACTGCCATAGATCTGGATCACCCAGAACTGGTTAATTATATAACGGATTTTAAACCGCCAAAGCAAACAGCAGAAGGAGAACTGCAAGATCAGCCTTTATTTCGTTCAGAGTTGACGGCAACTTATATAGTTACCGATGCGACGGCTCCTTTCTTTGCTAAAATCAATTACAAGCGAGGAGAAGGTATACCAACTGctcaaattaagaaaattgttcGCGAGTATATAAGCAAGCATAATCTTCCCAAAGCTGGTGCTgacaataatataatacaattagATGAGACGCTGGAAAAGATATGCGATGCTAAGACTTCTTCCGTTAATAATATATGTACCGCAATTACCAACAAAATGGAATACAGTTTCCAAATGTGTGAGCTTAAGAATGTTGCCTCAAACAAGCCTCTCATACAAATGTCCCTCGCAACACGATCTGGTAATAAGAAGGTAACTCTTATCAGCAACATCGAGTGCTATGGCATTATTGTACCAGAATTCATAAAGCTATGTAAACAAGGCGCTGCGGCTAGTACCACCGTAGTAAAACTGCCCCATCAAAAGGCCGAGCAGCTACAAATACAAGGCAACCAGGTTCgctttgttttcaatttattgaCGGAAACTTATAAAGTGCCACCTAAATGTATACTAGGACTAGAACTGGCCAAAGATGGAAAGAAGCACAAGAAAAAGTAGAATAATCCCTCACGAATTGCTGTAAAACAAAGGACAAAAAGCCgataaaattaatattgtaaatcaggatttgttttttagttcaaGATACACAGTACGAGAGAAAAACTTACGACGGAATAAAGAACTTAACTGATGtttaacaataatttatttgcgttttataatttaaaactgTAATTTGCCACAATAATAATATTCGTAATAATACGAACAACAATAATTTTCCATGTGGTTAACAGTAGTATTCACCGAAATTTTTTATGCCCCGGATTTCATTTAACTAATGTCTTATGTTGCTTATGAGTACAAGGGAAGAGTCGTAAGTGAATTTACTTGGCTTTGCCTTGTGCCGCAACAGCTTCGATGGCTTTTCGTACAGTTTCCTCGTCTCCAAGGAATTTCATAGAAACAACTGGTTTGAAGTTCTCATCCAATTCATAGACAAATGGAATACCAGTCGGTAAATTCAGCGCCATAATCTGATCCTCAGAGAGATCTACATGAAAACAAGTGTTATTTTATTTCCACTAATTATTCGATATTACTTACTGTCCAAATGCTTAACAATGCCTCTCAAACTATTGCCATGAGCAGCAATAATGATTTGCTTGCCTTCCTTTAGTTGTGGAATAATAACGTCATTCCAGTAGGGCAGTGTGCGTTGAATGGTCAATTTAAGTGATTCGAATTTGGGGAACTCCTCCTGCGAAGGACCATTGGCGTAGCGAGGATCCTTTACTATGACATCATAGTAAGGGTGGTCGGGTTCCATTGGTGGTGGTGGAGTGTCAAAGCTGCGGCGCCATATTTTGACTTGCTCCTCACCATACTTGGCGGCGGTCTCGGCTTTGTTCAAACCAGTTAATCCTCCATAGTGACGCTCATTTAAACGCCATGACTTGCATACTGGGATATCCGATTGCCCACTTTCTTTAAGAATATTTTCCAAAGTGATGATTGCTCGACAGAGCACTGATGTATGTGCAATATCGAACTTTAAACCAGCTTCTTTTACGGCTTTTCCAGCAGCCTGGGCTTCAGCTTTTCCCTTATCACTTAAAGCTGAATCAAACCATccgcaaaattgatttttttggttCCATTCCGATTCTCCATGGCGAACCATAACAATTCTGTATTTTCcagacattttttattgaatggtTAAGTCCAACCGGAACTGTgtcaaatttgatgaaaataattCCAAACGGATTGTTATGCCGAAGTGAAAATTCTATTTGACCTATAAATGACAGTTACAAGGTCATGTGTGAGACATGACAGCGACATCTGATATACAACAGTGCCGCCGATACCAATTGCAGAGTTGCATCAAGAATGATATAATCTATGTTCTATTCGCCTTGGAGTTGCATTTGGCTTACATATTTTCCAATACTtatgtttttaaagttttttgtataaattctaacaaaataattattactacaattaaaaatatgacttcacggattcaaatatttctttaacagtgaaattaaaataatgtggatgaaaaaaaaaaacaaaaaattataacaatttaatttcttcatgCAAAATATTTCTGTCTCTTCAAAGAAAGTCGATTCGTTATCTGCTTAATTAACTGTAAAAGGTTTTGGATCATTAtcttgtataaatatataaaatatatataaaaagaagttacatttccttggtaatcttataactcaagaaccgccgaaccgattgacacaacaattttagagttcttttctatcttcgaGGAGGTGGTtcgtgtgaagtttgattgaaatcggtgcagctgTTCCTGAGCTATGACATTTTAtatgagtaatggtttcctctcatacgaaatggcTGTATGgggataacaacaacaaatacacagccgtttatgagcgtttctgttgtactgttgtggttgtaagtgtattacaAAGCATAACTGTATAGATATGCCTTggtgtattgtgtaaatattaaTTTGCTGTCATTGGAATTCAGTTGACAGTTTTCTTATGTGTTTTGAGTTCTTTTATATCGTGCTCTCATTGCGAACAGACATACTTTTGGTGAGTGTTAACCATGCGTTTGTTTTAACCACGTACACACATTgaactttgaattaaatttatttttatatattttcgtccaaaatgacttgaaataattttgaatgtttTGCTTTTACATTCAATTAGTAATATACTGTACTGAAAGAATGCCACGTGCAAACATTGGCAGACGTTCACGTCAATCAAATGCTACAGCGTTAAATCGAAGATCACAAAGTGAGGAAGATCGTGTTCGACGAAATGAAGTGGAAACACAACGACACAGACGGAGAAATCAGTCGGTTAATAGCGAAGCACCAAGAAACCGTCGTGGGCGTACGCCCGTTTATGATATACGTCAAATGGAACGCGCGGCTTTCAATTACGATGCCACCATTGATTACAGCATGCATGCCTACATTGGCCAAATGAGTATAGAATGTATACATTGCAAAGAACTTAAATTCAGAAACGAAACACCTGGTATG harbors:
- the LOC128854790 gene encoding eukaryotic translation initiation factor 2D, which encodes MFLKPYKLRSNAPLKGSESRRLRQRLETAFPDSTSEQLSVLIPSKSAVTQLKLTTHGGEQTNVFCVDKLPMFFEVESGDLAPTVYALWLVPTLLPYFTTFREVLPKLSNGANLMLPGVVPKGTGMNLYGRYRQGQLMAVNLVSNQSAVAVGYLPRSSDDLYMCGRQGVAVNMLHIFGDKLWGHEPTLVQQVPLKKASPLTTDDFPELGVKEDKLKKKLNEIPTLADIVATSQVPDLQNAEATFPELERLEISKNDDIAEDTKKCQDDCEEATVEKHETTPETMLKNAFLAALKNHGKTLQLPLLTSNFYRLYVVPEAPEPIDLKKTKYKKLSNFLNEMIDQGFIVVREESKGVDKITAIDLDHPELVNYITDFKPPKQTAEGELQDQPLFRSELTATYIVTDATAPFFAKINYKRGEGIPTAQIKKIVREYISKHNLPKAGADNNIIQLDETLEKICDAKTSSVNNICTAITNKMEYSFQMCELKNVASNKPLIQMSLATRSGNKKVTLISNIECYGIIVPEFIKLCKQGAAASTTVVKLPHQKAEQLQIQGNQVRFVFNLLTETYKVPPKCILGLELAKDGKKHKKK
- the LOC128854791 gene encoding phosphoglycerate mutase 2 — protein: MSGKYRIVMVRHGESEWNQKNQFCGWFDSALSDKGKAEAQAAGKAVKEAGLKFDIAHTSVLCRAIITLENILKESGQSDIPVCKSWRLNERHYGGLTGLNKAETAAKYGEEQVKIWRRSFDTPPPPMEPDHPYYDVIVKDPRYANGPSQEEFPKFESLKLTIQRTLPYWNDVIIPQLKEGKQIIIAAHGNSLRGIVKHLDNLSEDQIMALNLPTGIPFVYELDENFKPVVSMKFLGDEETVRKAIEAVAAQGKAK